The Rosa rugosa chromosome 1, drRosRugo1.1, whole genome shotgun sequence genomic sequence gttttaattacagCCTTGGTATTAGTCCTAGGTATAAAAGCACATCGACAGCAGTTTCAggtttctttcctttctttcaCTCTCTTCACTTCGGCCTCCCAAGACAAAgatttgcagaaaaaaaaaaaaaaaaaactccatccGGTTCGAACAGCTTCAACGCAGGttaagagtgagagagagagatagaaaggGCAAGATTCTGCTTCAAAGTGGGTCTCATTCTGTGAGTTATTAGTCATGAACAAATTGATTGTTTGAAAGTAATTATATCTTAGTactgtatttatttttaaaaaatatttgAAGTTTGAATTAATGTACATGTGTAATTAAACATGTCTACTGTCTTCATATGCAAGTTTATACTATACATACTTGGAAGTTTGTTAGTTTCCTCCAAATTGTAGTACGGAAACGAACGCATTGGCTACTGGCTAGCTAGATAGCTATTTTTATCCACTGGCATGCATGGACATCACTGTTAAGGCAATAAATGAAATTCGAACATGAGATAATCTGTTATATGCCCTAATACTAGTTGTTAGTATAAATTCTGAGATATTTTCCTTCCGACATTGACTTAATGATCTTGGGCCCCTGGCATTCATTTACTGGAGTACCAATAACTCGTCATTAATTGTGACAATTCATGGGTCTGCTGCGAATCTCATCCTCAAGTATTTATAGATAAGGAGAGTGCTAGCCTCAACAGTGAGGGTGTGTTTGCCACACTCGGACACTTGTCATGCAATttattttatgaaataaattcagtttgccctcTAATTTTGGGGCAAGTATCaatttggtctttttttttttaaattatgatCGTTCCTGCATTTCTAATTTCCATCACCCATGTCTAGATTTTAAACTTGGATCCGAATATGACCTCCCAAGTTGACTTGACAGCGATGGCATAGCCCACAGGAAGAataaaatagacattttaacaataaaaaaaaataaaaaaagacaaTACTGCAAtctgtatcaaaaaaaaaattatgctgGCTTCCATCTCTTCTCCGCTCTCCCTTCAAATTCACCACCAAATGACCCACATCCCAACGCCGTCTCCACCTCTGCTCTCCCCCAATCCCAATTCCAAAATGCCCACGGATCCCAAATCCTCAATTAAGAATATATCTAAAAATCTAGAGCAAAATTGAAAGATTTTACACAGTTTGCATTGCAATCACACCACACTGGAAATTAGATCCCATGAAGAAGACGACGACGACAGAAAAATGTCTTTGACGGCGGACATTCATCAGCGTCTCCTTCTCCCTCTTCAGCCTCGCCGCCCTATCTCCAACTCCAGCAAGGCCTGCTGCTTCCTCGCCTCAGGTCCTTCACCTCCTGGTGGGCTAAAGtccttcaccaaattttgaaaaaatattaatttgtagcttaattttagtttaaaaaattaaatattaaaaagtaGCTCACCCCAAATTTCTAAacttagcttttttttttttcgtcatatatatgttatttttttgcttgaagtatttgattgtattttattttctattatgCTTTAAGAGACATACTCGCATAAAAAACTTGCTTTTTTGGGTAATTTAGGTCAGAAAAACAGTTGGCTGGGAATTATGATACAGattcaataattaaagattTTCAGTTCTATTCAAGAGCACATGATAAAATTTGAGTAggtatattcttttgtcttagACTTTTGTTATATCGAATTTCTATCAAATGTTATCACATTATTTTTTTGGATCAATTagctatttgattatttgatATGTATTTAATATATGATGTGGTTTAATTTAAGGAAAGAATAAAACATGCTACTTGATGAGTAAAAATATTGCACACAGTGAGcgaaaatgtcacccaacataatttcactcgtattcatttagtgaatagtatttttattatttcgggttcgacccattcaagacagaatgtgtctcttaattatattcccttgttacagggaaccaccctttgattccatttatgaagaaaccaattgtggatgtgtgtttgtttttgcggctacacccggatatttgaataGGTTGCCtactgtgatgccccggaaattcgtaattattttccgaggattttccggaatctaatttatggttattggacggtttcgtggctcatgaacggagcggaagtgtttcgaacgaatttttattcgaaaaatgtggatttaggggggggggggggttcaaggttgacttttgatacgttgaaaTTCTCTGAAAACTTACTTCACCAAAGTCGTaaagcgcgtcgatacgagttcgtggacatgcggaactcgtcaatcggagttcgtatgaagaagttatgaccatcggaaaaagtttccattttggtatatatgagatttttctggaaaaatatcagaaaagtCAGATTTCCATTTCGggaaatattttctctctcttctctcccgagcccgcgAACAGCTCTCCATTTCGCAGgcttcgttcttcctcctccggccaccatcggACACGATTCCAAGTGGGCTTTCGTCGCCTCAACctcctctacacgtctgtggtaaCCATCGAGCGTGGGACGAGCTGTGGTGGGtgctgcaaggccgagaagaagcCACGTCGGGAACGAAATCGCCTTTGCCGGTTATTcatgagggcttttggagcttggaAGACGTAGATGCTTtccacaaggtggcttgcatcgattcaactcgtggaggtcgaattttggatttgaaattctagggtttcaattgggttgatttgttctaaggtaaaattcaatCGATTGGTTTATATTTGGACTTtgatgtagttatgaaagttgtaattggagttgagatgatgatatttgatgttgggagttttgtgatatagtgagttttggccggcggcggtgcgccacggcctgtggcggcgttccggccatgtaagggactgtttctggtattatatatcttctactcttcgatacgagcgtttcgatatataatacgcaatttttggagatcgtatgaatataTTGTGAtctttacggtttcggaccgtttgatgtttcgatccatgaggatttgagcgtctgatcgacttgtgattttgacatatcaatcgtggaagtattccggagactttgggaggtctcggatatGGTTTCACCTCATTTGGCGTTACTTTGGGATtgtggttcgatttagggtttcgaacgttattccttgtgttttgttgactgaatcaaggttgtacttccttaggtgcttgacagaggGCATTCTGTAAGCagtctagtggtgtgaagacgcagcgggagtttcgaggtatTTCATTAATTAAGCTGCTCAATTGAGCCTATTACATCATAGTTTAGAACAACACGTAAAAACTCTGGCGCATGATGCAGCCATACAGAAGCATGCTCCAATTCAAAACCTATTGCAGCAAGCCGATGTCCAACTCCATTGTAGCTTCGGGGAGTATGCATTAGCTGAATTCCTTCAAGTTGGTGCCAGACTTGCTTGATATCATCAATGAGACCCCCATTTGCCAACAAACTATTATCATCACACTGAATTTCCGCAACAGCTTCTGAGCAATTGCTTTGAATAAGCACATTCTGTTGTTGGAGAGACTGCAATAGATCAAGGCCTTCACGAATGGCCAACATTTCACACTGCTTTGGAGAGGCAGTATAAGGGATGGGACGTGCAAAGGCTGCAATGAATCATCCCTGATAGTCCCTGACCACTCCTCCTACGCCACAGTGATGTTGATTTGGAAGGAAGGCCGCATCCACATTTAAAGTAAGGCGTCCTTGTGTAGCGGGTTTCCATACTTTCTGCTGCATTTGCTTCGATGCATTGTTGCTAGCATGGACTGTATGAAACTCCTCCAGCCACGTAAAACACCAAATCTTGAGTTGTTTGAGTTTTGTTTTGCCACAATGTGTTGTTCCGGTTTCTCCACACCCTATGGAGAATCATCAGCAGTTTAGCAAATACATCAGGTTGTAGCTGTAACGCTCTCTCTAGCATCCATTCCTTGAAGCATAGATGGAAGAAGAGAGCTCTATAGAGTAAAAGGAGGAGCAGATAAGATGGATTTAGTCATAGGGCACTTACAAAATAAATGTGTTGTGTCTTCAATCCTATGATTGCATAGCACGCAACTCACATCACCTTGATAACCCTTGAGTAGTAACCTTTCTCTGGTTGGCAGTAAATTTTGTCATGCCCTCCAAATGCACACTTGCACTTTGCCTGGGACCTTAGCTCTCCATAGTTGTTTCCAAAGTTCCTTAAATGGGTCACCATTTGAAGTAGAGGTCAATACACTTTGGAGTACTTTTTCACGAGCTATCCAGTATGCAGACTTGACAGAGTAAACCTCTTTTTTCCAAGCTCCAAATAAGTCTATCAGGACATGTTCTTCTACTTAATGGGATACAAAACACCTTTGCAGCAATATGTGAGGGAAATAGAGAGTGTACCAACTCTGGGATCCATTCTCTAGTATCTTCGTTGATGAGGACAGAAACAAACTCGAAATTAGTATCAACTGGTCTGTGTAGGATGTTTGATGTGGAAACCGGTAGCCACCTATCTGTCCATAAACGAACTTGCTTGCCATCACCAATCTTCCACTGTACTCCCGCTTTGAGAACATCCCTGCCCATTAAAATACTCCTCCAAGAAAAAGATGGAGACTCTCTCAATTCAGCTTCCCAAAAGGATGACTGTGGAAAATACTTTGCTTTATACAAACAAGCAATGAGAGAATGAGGATTTGAAATGATTCTCCAACCCTGCTTTGCAAGCATAGCAAGATTATATGCATATGTATTTTTGAAACCCATACCTCCCTCTTGTTTTGTCAAACATAGCTTTTCCCAGCTTCTCCAGTGAATCTTCTTTTTGTCATCAGTATCTCCCCAGAAGAAGGAAGCACAAAGTTGATGAATATCATCACACAGTCCGTTAGGTAACATATAGCAGTTCATAGCATATAAAGGAATGGTTTGTGCCACCGCCTTAATGAGAATTTCCTTTCCCTTACAGCTAAGAATTTTGGCTTTCCAATTGACCAATTTCTTGGTAAGCTTGTCTTTGATACATTCAAAGATTGCTGTCTTGGATTTTCCCACATGAAGAGGTAAACCGAGGTACTTGTCATGCTCATCAACCCACTGCACATCAAGGATGGAGGCTAACAAAATTTGTTTCTCCATTGGAACATTTTTGCTAAACACCACACTGCTTTTTTAATAATTAACTTTCTGTCCGGAGGCTTGTTCATACACATTCAAGATTGTACGAAAGTTATGACATTCTGCTTCATTTGCACTCCCAAATAAAAGACTATCATCGGAATTAATATAGTTTTGTTTGAAGTTGAACCACTACAATAATATGGTTAGCTTTTATTacattaataatcataagaTGACTTTGAAATAAAagatttttttctttgagaaaagaaatgaaggatTAATTGATCTCAAACTTGCTGAAAAAACCGTTTGACATTGTAAGGCCCGGTAATATTTAGCGTGCCACTCCATATTAGCTCTGCTAATTTAAGGTTTGCTCTTTCAGTCGAATGGCCACCATCCCACCACACATGGTCATCACCTGGGTTTGGGCACAATTCATATGCATGTTAAAAATTTAGATAAATATTGCCGAGTATTTAAATAATCATCGAGATCGAAAGTTTAATTCTTTAAACGGTGTCACTAAAacctttgaattttttttttcctgggctCACACTATGTATGTACAGAAACACAGTAGGAGTTTTACCATGAACCAGAGATCGAGAGGAGACCGTTAAAGGCATGACTTGTCGTCAGTTGTGAAGAAAAAGACAAACTGTTATTCCAGATGATGTGGCATAGTCCCAAACTATTTGGGATTTGGTTGGGTTTtttaaaaatttacaaaaacaacacaaataTAACTTGAGAGGATCTCAATCTAAAACGGAATTAATATAGTTTTGTTTGAAGTTGAACCACTACAATAGTAGCTTTTATTacattaataatcataagaTGACTTTGAAATGAATGATTTTTTCCTTTGAGAAAAGAAATGGAGGATTAATTGATCTCAAACTTGCTGAAAAAACTGTTTGACATTGTAAGGCCCGGTAGTATTTAGCGTGCCACTCCATATTAACTCTGCCAATTTAAGGTTTGCTCTTTCAGTCGAATGACCACCATCCCACCACGCATAGTCACCTGGGTTTGGGCACAATTCATATGGTTCGGTTCCATTAACTCCACCGCAATCATCTCCTCGGTATGGTCCTATACCACAACATGCATCCGACCCATTTGTGAACCCTGATCGCCATTACAGCATAAACCAAAATATTAACAATGCAACATATTTACAATATTTGGCAACAATTAGgcacacatatatatagcaaTGCAATCGACGTACCATGTTTTGCAGGGTTATGGTATAGCTCCAAAAGCGCATCATAGTAGTTAAATATTGAATATTTGAATCCCGATAGCTCTAGCTCTAGCTCTTCAAGGACATTAGCTAGAGCTCTATTGTGTAGCCTCCCCAAAGTCGAAAGTCCTTCAACACACCCTTCAGTGACACCGTATGATTGTCTATTTATAGGTTGGCACCCAAGAGATCCTACATTCTGAAATGCAATCTTCCTTCCTCCTAAGTTGTAAATTTCCTAAACATAATAATTTTATCAAGTACACATAGAAATCATTAATGACAACAGTGCAAAAGGAACCATAATTAGAAAGTTATTTACGTACTTTGAGCACAACGGTCAAGTTACCAATCACATTTGCTATGAATTCGGATCGGAGGGACTCGGTGGCATTTGGATATGTAGAGTAGAAGGAAATATAATCGACCCCTCCGATGCTGACCAAGTAAACAGCGGTCCTCAGCACACGTTTGGCTTCTAAATCACCCAACTTCAGCTCCAGCAACTTTGCCACATTTTTTAAATAGCTAAACTGCGTCGGAAGATTtatctgacaaaaaaaaaatttacatccACATTGCATAGTCAATATTAAGTCAAGTAGAGTGTGGCGAATTACTTATTTCACCCTACATTCAAATACTTATTTCACCCTACATTCAATTTTGATCATCTATACTCCACTTTTTACCCTCAAATAATAGATTAAAGAAATAGAagtaaaaactgaaaatcaaaaaaagaaaactacaCATTATACCACCGACACCTATGGTCAGCAACCTAAACCCCTCCATGCATCAACGGTACAGTTTGAAGAGTCAAGCTCCATATTATAATCAAAGTTCTTGATAAAACTGAGATGATGATCAAAGTTCTAGAAATTCCCCCAATCAACATTACTATGCTACAGAGTCCATCTATTGATCTATAATAAACACTCACTGACAATCCTGGGTTAGTTGTTTCAAGAACTCCGGCTCCTCCTGAAGCAAAGTTGGATCCATCGGTAAAATCATGTGGACCAGGTTGCAGATATGGTGGAAGCATTGGCAGTTTTCCAAACTTAGCTGCCACAAATTAAGCATATCAATATTGTTTGTAATTGTGTACACATCCTGATGTAGAATAACACACATTGTTGCCAAACAAGTACGTGAAACAGCAGCTTTGTTCATAGCAACACTATAAGAGTTTAATGAAGTGAGATCAATATGGTGACTAAATTGAAACGTAAATATGAAACGTAACATATTGTCATATTTCTAGTACCTAGATCAATTACTCCATCTAGAACCTTGTTATAAGTTTGTGACCAAATTTGTTGTGAATGTTGTAACTTTACTTCAGTTACATACTATTTCCTTAAAATTAATGCAGCTTTGTCGTTATTGTCGATCAATGTACATATTTTGATACAATTAAATGTAAATGAAGGTGGTGGACCCCTCTCCTTTGGGATTGAGGCTAGGACATGCTCCTTACAATATCTGCCTCTAGGAAACTAATATCACATAATCCCttatttaattataaaaaaaatgtaaatgaATGTATCATAAATTCATAGTGCCATAGACAACTCCTTAAATCTTAataagtttttttctttcttctataTAGAAAGAAGGAGGATTCATGACCACTTAAATTATAGTTAAGATTATACTATAAATTTTGTCCATTAAATTTAATAACTATTAACGGTTGAGATGAGTCATGAAGAATGAATAATtatctattatttttcttttcttttcttattctttaaattaattttttgaaTATATTTATTAAAGACAATTAAGAGGATTAATTGTTATTGATTTATCAACTGAAGTCTTTGAGCATTGTAATTCATCCAAGCATTTAGTTTGAATGGGGTTTTTGTCTGACTTATGCGAgaatttttcattgattttaaGTATCACTAGGTCTGGCTAGTGGCTGCCTTGCATTCTCAACCAAGAAGGGGGTCTCTTTATCTTTGTCTTGGCTGTACCTCGGTGTCGCGGGGCTCGCTCGATGGCGCTTGCTCTCTGTAGGTTGCGGCCTTGTTCTCTTGGTTGCGGGTGTGGTTTGTGCTCGCAACAATGGTGCTCTGGTGACTACTATGGAATCGATCTGGGCTTGGGACCGGGTTGCAGGTTGGATGAAGGCTGCGAGGGCGGGCATCGGTGTCTGGGTTTCTAAGCATGGTGGTGGTGCTCTTTGGCACGGCTGTGATCGGTCGATTGTAATGAAGGACATAGGGACCAGTGGTGATCCCAATTCTTCTTCGGCGGCAGAGGTGGATGTCGGGTTGGATTTGGGTTTTGAGAATGGTGGTGAGGCTCGATCTCTTCTGCTGGAATTGGATCCATCTCTGTCCTAGCTACTTGTTGGCATGGGTGGTGGCCTCCAAGAGGGTGCTATCAATGGGGGTGGTAGCGCAGATGACGTTCTCTGGCGAGTGGTGCATGGGGGCGACGGCTTGAATGCTTTCTCATCTAGGGTTACCCTAggtgttttggttgggcctggtATTGGGTTGCTAGGGTTTTGTTTAGGGCCCGAGCAgttgttttttctttaaatgttaatttaattatggGCTTTCCTTCTTTTATGATGAcctcttttactcaaaaaaaggaaaaaaagaacacaaaattaaagaaaggtTACACCTGAAtagatatatataattaatgcaTATGTGATTTTTTTAGTTGCGTTGCTTGGGTGTCAATTTGATTTGGATACCAAGtgtctcttcttcttttcttgtttattaCATGTGATTATAATAAATGAAGACAATCAAAGAGATGATTGGATATTCACGGAGTAGTTAGCAAGGATTTTTAATTAGGAAGGatttaaagaagaagagagagaaaaagaaaaatatataatgCATGTTATCTGATTTGGTAGCAAAATATACCCTTATGTCCCTTTTTGGTTAAATTATGTATTATCTTCATAGGTCTAATTCCTCTGTGATTAAATAATGTCtattccaacaaaaaaaaaactaataaatcGTCTTAAAATCTCAACCGTTAATAGAATATCTTTTGATGTTGAAAGAAGGTTTTTTTtcggaggaaaaaaaaaaaaaaaaaaaaacccatgcATGCACTTCAAAACTCTCTGCAGCAGCCAAACCCTAGAAAACTCAAAACCCTGTGTTTGCGTCTCTCTTTTGCTGGATGATAACGGTGGATAAAATGGCTATGAGGCTGGCTTCCTCGCTAGCTTTTGCTGAGGGCAAAGACTCGGTTGAGTTGCGTCTGTCCAAAGAGACGCGACTCCAGCAACCTCAATCGTTTTTTATGGGAAAGTTGCTAACTGCTCGAGCCTATTCACAGGCCTCAATCAAAAGTATGTTTAGGCGTGCATGGCGCCTTACTAGTAGATATCAGATCCAAGACTATGGtgatagctttttttttttttttctcgtttACAGACCCTTTTGATCAACCTAGGGTTCTGAATGCTGGCCCTTGGAGCTTTGAGCACGCACTGGTTTTTTTGGCGCCGTATGATGGAGTGGttccagtggcggatccaggaagTGAGGTTGGGGTTAGCACTTGctcaaaagaatttttttttatcaatgaaGAATGTTGAAATTAGATTTTAAAAGAAATTTTTGTTAATATATAATGTTATAActaaaaaaagaaggaagaagaaaatgaggaaagagcaaaaagagaaaaaataataaattacaggCAATGCAAGATTAGATTTGCCTTTAAGGGAGAGAAATATTATTGATATACTTATAGAAATGTTGTAActaaagagggaaaaaaaaaaaaaaaaggagaagttAATGGGGAAAGTCGGAAAGAGAGGCAAGATTTGCAACCAAGGAGATTTGAACCAAGTACAAGGCTATAATGCCTGAAGATAAAGCCAAAACAAGTACAAACTACAAAGGCAAGATTTGCATCTAGTGAGATTCGAACCAAGGAAAGCCTAAAGACAAAGGCAAAACAACACTATACTTTGCCAATTGAACCAAACCAACATTTCTGGAGGTTCATACATGTAGTAGCAAAAATATTTTAAGGATTTAGCCCAACCAGCCTCTCAAGTGGTTCCTGTGGAATCTGTTCCACTTAATACTCAAGGATTTTGGGTTCGCAACTTCGCATCAATGAGATCAACCGTCTTTTTAGAGTGAGCATTGCTTTTTAGTTGGTGAGAAGTTCACTGGGAAAGTTTGTGGAGAACGATGAGAGGGAGTTTTTAACTGGCCTAGTTCGTGTCCGAGTGGAGCCTGACCTAACCTATCTTCTTCAAGGGGAGTTTTACAGTCTAGGATAGGGTGGACCTGCATCTCGACTTCTATTTTGAGAACTTGGTTGGGCACTGTAGAACTTGCGACCTCCTCACGCATGTCGGACACCCCTACTCTAGCCTGGGCCTCCGTTGTCAGAGGATCTCCAGTCCCGATCGTGACTGTTGCTGTCAAAGCTTCCGTTCCTATGGCTCCGGCAGTCAGAGTTACAGACTAGCGTGCAACAGGTAGGGTGATTATTGGGTTGCTGCCGTGGTTTACTATGGCTAAGACGTCAGGGAGCTGAAGGATGGCTCTTCTTCTCCACCGTGCCTGACTGGGCAGAATAGGCATCGTGAGGACTCTCTGCAATCTTCTCCCAAGAAGCCTCTTTAGAGTTTGGCATTGGAGAAGTCGAATTTGGACGCTGCAAGTATGAGATTGGAAATGGTGGTTGTACCTCAGCCTGTTACCAAGAAGACCGGAAGACCTAGAGGCAGTAAGAACAAGGTAGCTGCTGCAAAGCTTGGGACTATAAAGAAGCAAGAGTCACACAAGAAGAAAAAAGCTACTTggcagaagcagaagaaaagaagaagtctTCTATGACTCTTCTTAGAAGTGTTGCTTTATTTGTGTATCACGATTGCGTGCTTGGCGTGAGTTAAGTAGCAGCATATATAATAgcatatatttttctttgaaGGCAAAGTTCTTTTAATGTTATCTTGGTGAGTTGGTGTAGGCCTATGTTATGTACGTATTGGTGTACTATTCCAACCTTTGGTTGTTTTCATTTATTCAATGAACCATTTTATCACTCAAAAAATCTCAATCATTAATAGTTATTAAattttttctccaaaaaaaaaataatagttaTTAAATTCAATGGATAAGATTTGAAATATAATCTTCCCTATAATTTAGGTGGTCAGGGATCCGCCCCgtatatgagagagagagagagagagagagactcctCAGCTCGAAATTTGAGGacctttatttaaaaaaaaaaaaaaatgtggaccttcattttttttatttttagcatgtGGCTTAATAATTTGTACTACTCATTTTCTAGTTAGATATACATATAAGAATTGTATAGAAAATTAGTCAATCGAAAAACTTTTAACCATCTGATTAGCACCATATTCATTCTAATTTTTTTATGACGGACTACATTTGTAAACACATTTTcaatgaccaaatgattatgtaTTTGGCTGATTTTTTATATAAACAATTATTGCATAGGAATATAAAGAATTAACGGTTGAAATCGTTTAACTACGTTGCATAATAGTGAAAAATTGTAAAATTCTTTAaatatatgtaattatgtatAACTTCACTTTTAGCCAGGTGCCACTAATCTTTAGCTTTAGTTTTATATTAGTTctgttacacacacacacacacgtatagAGAGGGAGAATTTAGAGAGGACCTCCCTAAACTTGAAATGTgataatgtttttatttttagcatgtaATGGAGGGAATCAAACTCCTTATTTAGTGTAATTCTAATTCTAATTCAAGTTCCCACCTCATTCACCATTCAAGCCAACTTTAATTAATGGCGCATTATGTAAATTTGACATATGTTAAAATAATTTGTTTTTGATTATCATAGTTGGATGACTAAATAATCTGAAACTAACGACTCATGCACTTACCGATAAAATCTGGGACAACACGTCCATCGCAAAATCTTCCG encodes the following:
- the LOC133725474 gene encoding GDSL esterase/lipase 1-like, translating into MVSLSYIVYVLASLFNPISFLLYGHHHDHPNQYSSSTSIEHNHNKVALFVFGDSPFEAGNNQYLPNTTVEEDAAIAWPYGETYFHHSTGRFCDGRVVPDFIAKFGKLPMLPPYLQPGPHDFTDGSNFASGGAGVLETTNPGLSINLPTQFSYLKNVAKLLELKLGDLEAKRVLRTAVYLVSIGGVDYISFYSTYPNATESLRSEFIANVIGNLTVVLKEIYNLGGRKIAFQNVGSLGCQPINRQSYGVTEGCVEGLSTLGRLHNRALANVLEELELELSGFKYSIFNYYDALLELYHNPAKHGFTNGSDACCGIGPYRGDDCGGVNGTEPYELCPNPGDYAWWDGGHSTERANLKLAELIWSGTLNTTGPYNVKQFFQQV